One segment of Nocardioides sp. QY071 DNA contains the following:
- a CDS encoding HAMP domain-containing sensor histidine kinase, producing MRRRIVVSTVLLMLAVMVAVGCGIQIVLALTAERDIGRVLEARTDTVIAVARSDGSAAVALAGRVEPGVRVYDAAGSVVVDTLASSERAGADRLARVRSVRDLAPNESVRLRATPFRTPAGWHGVVVVAEPTGPYERAERYALLATVVAGAVVLLASGLLASRITSQALRPVATMADRAADWSARDVGRRFGEVPDGPELAHLATTLDGLLDRVARALESEQRLTSELAHELRTPLTGIVGTVELLELRGGGAPEDRADLARVLGLARSMSETITTLLAMARERASHGDPTHVDDVIDELRDVAGETVELVADVASDAAVIVPAAVLVRVLAPVVDNAARFAESRVDVEARREGGSVVIEVEDDGPGMAAGVRERAFEPGFSGRGGTGLGLPLSRRIAATVGGSVEAVDARGSGARFRVALPAAPDRAHNVSL from the coding sequence GTGCGCAGGCGGATCGTGGTCTCGACGGTGCTGCTGATGCTCGCGGTCATGGTCGCGGTCGGCTGCGGTATCCAGATCGTGCTCGCGCTGACGGCCGAGCGCGACATCGGCCGCGTCCTCGAGGCGCGCACCGACACGGTGATCGCGGTCGCACGCTCCGACGGCTCGGCTGCCGTTGCACTGGCCGGCCGGGTCGAGCCCGGGGTGCGGGTGTACGACGCCGCGGGATCGGTCGTGGTGGACACCCTCGCCTCCTCCGAGCGTGCAGGAGCCGACCGGCTCGCGCGCGTGAGGTCGGTGCGTGACCTCGCGCCGAACGAGAGCGTGCGGCTGCGGGCGACGCCGTTCCGCACGCCCGCCGGGTGGCACGGCGTGGTGGTGGTCGCGGAGCCGACCGGGCCCTACGAGCGGGCGGAGCGGTACGCCCTCCTCGCGACCGTCGTGGCCGGCGCCGTCGTCCTGCTGGCCAGTGGCCTGCTCGCGAGCCGGATCACCTCGCAGGCGCTGCGGCCGGTGGCGACGATGGCCGACCGGGCAGCGGACTGGAGCGCCCGCGACGTCGGCCGCCGCTTCGGGGAGGTCCCTGACGGCCCGGAGCTCGCGCACCTCGCGACCACCCTCGACGGGCTGCTCGACCGGGTCGCGCGGGCCCTGGAGTCCGAGCAGCGGCTGACCTCCGAGCTTGCCCACGAGCTGCGGACCCCGCTCACCGGCATCGTCGGGACGGTCGAGCTGCTGGAGCTGCGAGGAGGCGGTGCGCCGGAGGATCGGGCCGACCTGGCCCGGGTCCTCGGCCTGGCCCGCTCCATGAGCGAGACGATCACGACCCTGCTGGCGATGGCGCGCGAGCGCGCATCCCACGGAGACCCGACCCATGTCGACGACGTGATCGACGAGCTGCGTGACGTGGCCGGCGAGACGGTCGAGCTCGTCGCCGACGTGGCCTCCGACGCCGCGGTCATCGTCCCCGCTGCGGTGCTGGTGCGGGTGCTGGCGCCGGTGGTGGACAACGCCGCGCGGTTCGCTGAGTCCAGGGTCGACGTGGAGGCACGCCGCGAGGGCGGCTCCGTCGTCATCGAGGTGGAGGACGACGGACCGGGCATGGCCGCGGGGGTGCGGGAGCGCGCGTTCGAGCCCGGCTTCTCGGGCCGCGGCGGCACCGGCCTGGGGCTCCCGCTGAGTCGCCGGATCGCCGCCACGGTGGGTGGTTCGGTCGAGGCGGTGGACGCGCGGGGGAGCGGCGCGCGGTTCCGGGTCGCCCTTCCTGCGGCGCCCGACCGTGCTCACAACGTATCGTTGTGA
- a CDS encoding trypsin-like peptidase domain-containing protein — MTRHPLALGTAALLLVATGAGGAAVATHLLADEAAPTSSAATTQVPTTPEVPSTPYVRRQSYVPGATGRDTADATDEQSTGVVEISSTLTNGTSAGTGLVLDSDGTIVTNHHVVEGATAIAVTVVTTARTYTARYVGANATTDVAVLQLEDASGLTPVDLSDTAAAVGDEITSVGDAGGDGGSLTASPGTVAALHDDITVESTDGSPGGTALTDLIRMDAYVVPGDSGGAVLDADGEVVGMNVAASSGTSDVTGYAIPVATVERVVAQIESGDTGSGVELGYDGYLGVALDPSAGAPLVAEVTHGSAAASAGIAAGDTITRVDGTAVGTTDELRAAISAHAAGDRVTVTWTTATGSNESATVTLGEAPVS; from the coding sequence ATGACCCGTCACCCCCTCGCCCTCGGTACCGCCGCCCTGCTGCTCGTCGCCACCGGTGCGGGCGGCGCCGCCGTCGCCACGCACCTGCTGGCGGACGAGGCCGCCCCGACGTCGAGCGCGGCAACGACCCAGGTCCCGACGACGCCGGAGGTGCCGTCGACGCCGTACGTCCGGCGCCAGTCGTACGTCCCCGGCGCCACGGGCCGGGACACGGCCGACGCGACGGACGAGCAGTCGACCGGAGTCGTCGAGATCTCCTCGACGCTCACCAACGGGACCAGTGCCGGCACCGGGCTGGTCCTCGACTCCGACGGCACGATCGTCACCAACCACCACGTCGTCGAGGGCGCGACGGCCATCGCGGTGACGGTCGTGACGACGGCGCGCACCTACACCGCGCGGTACGTCGGCGCGAACGCCACCACCGACGTCGCCGTCCTGCAGCTGGAGGACGCGAGCGGACTGACCCCGGTCGACCTGTCCGACACCGCGGCCGCCGTCGGCGACGAGATCACCTCGGTCGGTGACGCGGGCGGCGACGGCGGCTCGTTGACCGCCTCCCCCGGCACGGTCGCCGCGTTGCACGACGACATCACCGTCGAGAGCACCGACGGGTCCCCCGGCGGCACTGCACTGACCGACCTGATCCGGATGGACGCCTACGTCGTCCCCGGCGACTCCGGCGGCGCCGTGCTGGACGCCGACGGCGAGGTCGTCGGCATGAACGTCGCCGCGTCGAGCGGCACCAGCGACGTCACCGGCTACGCGATCCCGGTCGCCACCGTGGAGCGGGTCGTCGCGCAGATCGAGTCGGGCGACACCGGCAGCGGCGTCGAGCTCGGGTACGACGGCTACCTCGGCGTCGCCCTCGACCCCTCGGCCGGCGCACCCCTGGTCGCCGAGGTCACCCACGGCAGTGCCGCCGCCTCCGCAGGCATCGCCGCCGGCGACACGATCACCCGCGTCGACGGCACCGCGGTGGGCACGACCGACGAGCTGCGCGCCGCGATCAGCGCCCACGCGGCCGGCGACCGGGTCACCGTCACCTGGACCACCGCCACCGGTTCGAACGAGTCGGCCACCGTCACGCTGGGCGAGGCACCGGTCTCGTGA
- a CDS encoding SDR family oxidoreductase — MAGLAFVFGGSEGIGLAVAERLVASGRRVVVLSRSAAKLDAALVRLGAGALARAVDVTDPVATRAVVDALVAELGVPDLVVTTAGYARPGYLEDLPAEDVTGMVTTNLLGTINVCRAVLPHLRASGRGTIVTTSSMAGLAGVFGYTVYSATKFGVIGFSEALRREVRPYGLRVLVLCPPNTLTPGFDEENRHKPAEVLAAEESVATLAPEAVADTLVRALARRRGFLVVPGRDSRLAAVAIRHLPFVVDRALRRPEASSG, encoded by the coding sequence ATGGCTGGGCTCGCGTTCGTGTTCGGTGGTTCGGAGGGGATCGGCCTGGCGGTCGCGGAGCGGCTGGTCGCCTCCGGGCGGCGGGTGGTGGTGCTGTCGCGGTCGGCGGCCAAGCTGGACGCGGCACTGGTCCGGCTGGGGGCCGGTGCACTCGCTCGGGCGGTTGACGTGACGGACCCGGTGGCGACCCGGGCCGTGGTCGACGCGCTGGTCGCCGAGCTCGGCGTACCCGACCTGGTGGTGACGACCGCGGGCTATGCGCGGCCCGGCTACCTCGAGGACCTGCCGGCCGAGGACGTGACCGGCATGGTCACGACCAACCTGCTCGGCACCATCAACGTCTGCCGCGCGGTGCTGCCACACCTGCGTGCCTCCGGCCGCGGCACCATCGTCACGACCTCCTCGATGGCCGGGCTCGCCGGGGTGTTCGGCTACACGGTCTACAGCGCGACGAAGTTCGGCGTGATCGGGTTCTCCGAGGCGCTGCGTCGCGAGGTCCGGCCCTACGGGCTGCGGGTGCTGGTCCTGTGCCCGCCGAACACGCTGACCCCCGGCTTCGACGAGGAGAACCGGCACAAGCCGGCCGAGGTGCTCGCTGCGGAGGAGAGCGTCGCGACGCTCGCGCCGGAGGCGGTGGCCGACACACTCGTGCGCGCGCTGGCCCGGCGGCGCGGGTTCCTCGTCGTACCCGGTCGGGACAGCCGGCTCGCCGCCGTCGCCATCCGACACCTGCCGTTCGTGGTCGACCGGGCCCTGCGGCGCCCGGAGGCCTCCTCAGGCTGA
- a CDS encoding FAD-dependent oxidoreductase, with amino-acid sequence MTLRVAIVGGGPAGIYAADILTKADTDVSVDILERLPAPFGLVRYGVAPDHPRIKEIIKALQRVIAKPEVRFLGNVEYGVDVKLEDLREFYDAVVVSTGAMGDRDLGIPGEEHSYGAADFVSWYDAHPDVPQTWPLEATSVAVLGVGNVALDVARVLAKTGDEMLVTDIPAHVHAGLKAKTITDVHVFARRGPAYAKFSPLELRELNHSPDVEVIVHPEGFDVDEHGMAHIAEHKSQKMVLNTLTSWVGADPVGKPHRIHLHFAEAPIEIVADADGRVTTLRTERTHSPNADGNVEGTGEVTDWDVQQVYRAIGYRSSALPGLPFDDRAAVIPNDGGRVLDLDGTPIPGTYVTGWIKRGPVGLIGHTKSDAAETVAHLLAETRETATARRTEDVDAYFAEREVDVVTHTAWERLDAHEVALGEAEGRARVKVATREEMLAAGRG; translated from the coding sequence ATGACTCTCCGTGTTGCGATCGTCGGCGGTGGCCCGGCCGGCATCTACGCCGCCGACATCCTCACCAAGGCGGACACGGACGTGTCCGTCGACATCCTCGAGCGGCTTCCCGCTCCCTTCGGCCTGGTCCGGTACGGCGTCGCACCGGACCACCCGCGGATCAAGGAGATCATCAAGGCGCTGCAGCGGGTGATCGCCAAGCCGGAGGTCCGCTTCCTCGGCAACGTGGAGTACGGCGTCGACGTGAAGCTCGAGGACCTGCGCGAGTTCTACGACGCGGTGGTCGTCTCGACCGGCGCGATGGGCGACCGCGACCTCGGCATCCCCGGCGAGGAGCACTCGTACGGCGCCGCCGACTTCGTCTCCTGGTACGACGCCCACCCGGACGTGCCGCAGACGTGGCCGCTCGAGGCGACCAGCGTCGCGGTCCTCGGTGTCGGCAACGTGGCGCTCGACGTGGCCCGGGTGCTCGCCAAGACCGGCGACGAGATGCTCGTCACCGACATCCCGGCCCACGTCCACGCGGGCCTGAAGGCCAAGACCATCACCGACGTGCACGTGTTCGCGCGCCGTGGGCCGGCGTACGCGAAGTTCTCGCCGCTGGAGCTGCGCGAGCTCAACCACTCGCCCGACGTCGAGGTGATCGTGCACCCCGAGGGCTTCGACGTGGACGAGCACGGGATGGCGCACATCGCCGAGCACAAGTCGCAGAAGATGGTGCTCAACACGCTCACCAGCTGGGTCGGGGCCGACCCGGTCGGCAAGCCGCACCGGATCCACCTGCACTTCGCCGAGGCGCCCATCGAGATCGTCGCCGACGCCGACGGCAGGGTCACCACGCTGCGCACCGAGCGCACCCACTCCCCCAACGCCGACGGCAACGTCGAGGGCACCGGCGAGGTGACCGACTGGGACGTGCAGCAGGTCTACCGCGCCATCGGCTACCGCAGCAGCGCGCTGCCCGGCCTGCCGTTCGACGACCGCGCCGCGGTCATCCCGAACGACGGCGGCCGGGTCCTCGACCTGGACGGCACCCCGATCCCCGGTACGTACGTGACCGGCTGGATCAAGCGCGGACCCGTGGGCCTGATCGGGCACACCAAGTCCGACGCGGCCGAGACCGTCGCGCACCTGCTCGCCGAGACCCGGGAGACGGCGACCGCCCGGCGCACCGAGGACGTCGACGCGTACTTCGCCGAGCGCGAGGTGGACGTCGTCACCCACACCGCGTGGGAGCGGCTGGACGCGCACGAGGTCGCGCTGGGCGAGGCCGAGGGCCGCGCCCGGGTGAAGGTGGCGACCCGCGAGGAGATGCTGGCCGCCGGGCGCGGCTGA
- a CDS encoding prepilin-type N-terminal cleavage/methylation domain-containing protein, giving the protein MRRLSDRLSAARRNDGGFTLIELLIVIIILGVLAAIVVFSVRGITDKGETSACKTSKATVATAYEAFVASEPNPNVAPAATVKTVESLYPDWLHSNLDGDSIGSVTISNTTTVDDVDKATC; this is encoded by the coding sequence ATGCGCCGACTCTCTGACCGCCTTTCGGCGGCACGCCGCAACGACGGCGGCTTCACACTCATCGAGCTCCTGATCGTCATCATCATCCTCGGCGTCCTCGCCGCGATCGTGGTCTTCTCCGTCCGGGGCATCACGGACAAGGGCGAGACCTCGGCCTGCAAGACGTCGAAGGCGACCGTTGCGACCGCCTACGAGGCCTTCGTGGCCTCCGAGCCCAACCCCAACGTTGCCCCTGCAGCCACCGTCAAGACGGTCGAGTCGCTCTACCCGGATTGGTTGCACTCCAACCTCGACGGCGACTCGATCGGCAGCGTGACCATCAGCAACACCACCACGGTCGACGACGTCGACAAGGCGACCTGCTAG
- a CDS encoding Lrp/AsnC family transcriptional regulator, with the protein MDGVDSEILDVLRADSRTSIREVAERVGISRASAYARVKRLVDTGVIRGFTVDVDPAALGLGLPAYIHVRIKQNTWKTFRSKVWAMEEAAHVALVAGDFDCVILVRARDAEHLRELVLERIQSLPEVVATQTVLVFEEHVGH; encoded by the coding sequence ATGGATGGTGTCGACAGCGAGATCCTGGACGTCCTGCGGGCCGACTCCCGGACCTCGATCCGGGAGGTCGCCGAGCGCGTGGGGATCAGCCGGGCCAGCGCCTACGCGCGGGTCAAGCGGCTCGTCGACACGGGCGTGATCCGCGGGTTCACCGTCGACGTCGACCCCGCAGCGCTGGGGCTGGGCCTGCCGGCGTACATCCACGTCCGGATCAAGCAGAACACCTGGAAGACGTTCCGCTCGAAGGTGTGGGCGATGGAGGAGGCCGCGCACGTCGCGCTGGTCGCCGGTGACTTCGACTGCGTGATCCTGGTCCGCGCCCGCGACGCCGAGCACCTGCGCGAGCTGGTCCTCGAGCGGATCCAGTCGCTGCCCGAGGTCGTCGCGACCCAGACCGTGCTGGTGTTCGAGGAGCACGTCGGCCACTGA
- a CDS encoding type IV pilus twitching motility protein PilT produces the protein MFHHLHRVGDNVDRLLSALWDAQGTDLMLTVGLPPMVRVDGTLLPVPGQPALTHEDTDSLLAEVLTPEQRDAWDGSHEYDFSFSWREHARIRGNAFTQRGLTAVALRMIPRTVPTPDELGLPPVLRDLAMKHQGLILMTGPTGSGKSTTLASLIDLINTNRGCHIITVEDPIEYVHDHKMAAVNQREVGTDTESFHNALRSVLREDPDVLLVGEMRDLESIQFALTVAETGHLVFATLHTNDTAQSLGRMIDVFPAEQQAQIRVQLAAALSCVVYQRLIPRIGGGMIAAYEVLTATPAVRNLIKEGKTHQLRNSLVTGAQDGMVTLEKSLSHLIQHGVVTEEEAVARSLYPKDIDARPRYTAGVGAGQ, from the coding sequence GTGTTCCACCACCTCCACCGTGTCGGCGACAACGTCGACCGGCTGCTGTCGGCCCTCTGGGACGCCCAGGGCACCGACCTCATGCTCACTGTCGGCCTGCCGCCGATGGTCCGGGTCGACGGCACCCTGCTGCCCGTCCCCGGCCAGCCCGCGCTGACCCACGAGGACACGGACTCCTTGCTGGCCGAGGTGCTCACGCCCGAGCAGCGCGACGCCTGGGACGGCAGCCACGAGTACGACTTCTCCTTCTCCTGGCGCGAGCACGCCCGGATCCGCGGCAACGCCTTCACCCAGCGCGGCCTGACCGCCGTCGCGCTGCGGATGATCCCGCGCACGGTTCCGACGCCCGACGAGCTGGGCCTGCCGCCGGTGCTCCGCGACCTCGCGATGAAGCACCAGGGCCTGATCCTGATGACCGGCCCGACCGGCTCGGGCAAGTCGACCACCCTCGCGTCGCTGATCGACCTGATCAACACCAACCGCGGCTGCCACATCATCACCGTCGAGGACCCGATCGAGTACGTCCACGACCACAAGATGGCCGCCGTCAACCAGCGCGAGGTCGGGACCGACACGGAGAGCTTCCACAACGCGCTGCGCTCGGTCCTGCGTGAAGACCCTGACGTCCTTCTCGTGGGCGAGATGCGCGACCTGGAGTCGATCCAGTTCGCCCTCACCGTCGCCGAGACCGGGCACCTCGTCTTCGCGACCCTGCACACCAACGACACCGCCCAGTCGCTGGGCCGCATGATCGATGTCTTCCCGGCTGAGCAGCAGGCCCAGATCCGGGTCCAGCTCGCGGCCGCCCTGTCCTGTGTCGTCTACCAGCGGCTGATCCCACGGATCGGCGGCGGCATGATCGCCGCCTACGAGGTGCTCACCGCCACGCCGGCCGTGCGCAACCTGATCAAGGAGGGCAAGACGCACCAGCTGCGCAACTCCCTCGTGACCGGGGCCCAGGACGGCATGGTCACATTGGAGAAGTCGCTCTCACACCTGATCCAGCACGGCGTCGTGACGGAGGAGGAGGCGGTCGCCCGCAGCCTCTACCCCAAGGACATCGACGCCCGGCCGCGGTACACCGCGGGCGTCGGCGCGGGCCAGTGA
- a CDS encoding phenylalanine 4-monooxygenase: MFEEGQYFAPVTADEDGSLKVHLGADHPGFADPAYRARRDALATLASNWRPGQPCPTAEYTADEHEVWRVVSEALVTKHRAYGCREFLDGKESLGLPIDRIPQLAEVSEWLAPLTGFSYRPAAGLVPLREFYGTLADKGFWSTQYVRHHSVPLYTPEPDVLHEVVGHGNTLANPRFTALYELAGQASRRVRTTEALEFVSKVFWFTLEFGVLWESGELKAYGAGILSSPGEIEAFRGMNIRPLDIAAMGTQLYDITDYQDVLYVADSFTQLEDVVGGFWADCTDDSIAEILARTPAHA, from the coding sequence ATGTTCGAGGAAGGTCAGTACTTCGCGCCCGTGACCGCCGACGAGGACGGTTCGCTCAAGGTCCATCTCGGTGCCGACCACCCCGGGTTCGCCGACCCGGCGTACCGCGCCCGTCGCGACGCCCTCGCCACCCTCGCCAGCAACTGGCGTCCGGGCCAGCCCTGCCCGACGGCGGAGTACACCGCCGACGAGCACGAGGTGTGGCGGGTCGTCAGCGAGGCGCTGGTGACCAAGCACCGCGCCTACGGCTGCCGCGAGTTCCTCGACGGCAAGGAGTCCCTCGGCCTCCCGATCGACCGGATCCCGCAGCTCGCCGAGGTCAGCGAGTGGCTCGCGCCGCTGACCGGCTTCAGCTACCGGCCCGCCGCCGGCCTGGTCCCGCTGCGCGAGTTCTACGGCACGCTCGCCGACAAGGGGTTCTGGTCCACCCAGTACGTCCGCCACCACTCGGTGCCGCTCTACACGCCCGAGCCCGACGTGCTGCACGAGGTCGTCGGCCACGGCAACACCCTCGCGAACCCGCGCTTCACCGCGCTCTACGAGCTCGCCGGGCAGGCCTCCCGCCGGGTCCGCACCACCGAGGCGCTGGAGTTCGTCAGCAAGGTCTTCTGGTTCACCCTCGAGTTCGGCGTGCTGTGGGAGTCCGGCGAGCTCAAGGCGTACGGCGCCGGCATCCTCTCCTCCCCCGGCGAGATCGAGGCGTTCCGCGGCATGAACATCCGCCCGCTCGACATCGCCGCGATGGGCACCCAGCTCTACGACATCACCGACTACCAGGACGTGCTGTACGTCGCGGACTCGTTCACCCAGCTCGAGGACGTCGTCGGCGGCTTCTGGGCCGACTGCACCGACGACTCGATCGCCGAGATCCTGGCCCGCACCCCGGCCCACGCCTGA
- a CDS encoding response regulator transcription factor — MARVGVCEDDPEIRRVVADALRLAGHEPVVAHDAGEAMRLLAAPTQIGALILDVGLPDGDGRDLCQALRAGGQEAPVLFLTALDALHDRLAGFGAGADDYLVKPFAVKELLARVEVLVRRSAPATATTNGVRLDPTRHALVDGSGEVALSPTEFRILATLMARPGEVVRRATLVAAAWPDGAMVSENTLDSYLRRVRRKISEVDMAAEITTARGVGYRFEQSGS; from the coding sequence ATGGCGCGGGTCGGAGTGTGCGAGGACGATCCCGAGATCCGCCGCGTCGTGGCCGACGCGCTGCGACTGGCCGGCCACGAGCCGGTGGTCGCGCACGACGCCGGCGAGGCGATGCGGCTGCTGGCCGCCCCGACCCAGATTGGCGCCCTGATCCTCGACGTCGGCCTGCCCGACGGCGACGGTCGCGACCTGTGCCAGGCGCTGCGGGCAGGAGGCCAGGAGGCGCCGGTGCTCTTCCTGACCGCGCTCGACGCCCTCCACGACCGGCTTGCCGGTTTCGGCGCCGGCGCTGACGACTACCTGGTCAAGCCCTTCGCGGTGAAGGAGCTGCTCGCCAGGGTCGAGGTGCTGGTACGCCGTAGTGCGCCAGCCACGGCGACCACGAACGGGGTCCGGCTCGACCCGACGCGGCACGCACTGGTCGACGGGTCCGGCGAGGTGGCACTCAGCCCTACGGAGTTCCGGATCCTGGCCACCTTGATGGCCCGTCCCGGCGAGGTGGTCCGCCGCGCCACGCTCGTCGCGGCCGCCTGGCCCGACGGCGCGATGGTCAGCGAGAACACCCTCGACTCCTACCTGCGCCGGGTGCGACGCAAGATCTCCGAGGTCGACATGGCGGCCGAGATCACCACCGCCCGGGGCGTCGGCTACCGATTCGAGCAGTCAGGTTCCTGA
- a CDS encoding LysR family transcriptional regulator codes for MLGPHVPDLRALELLVVVARTGSLGAAATELGISQQAASSRVRTMEALVGEPLVARSKRGSELTPTGELVVQWADRVLDAAQELDAGIAALRADRRGHLDIAASLTIAEHLLPGWLVGLRAQQVQRGQQPTEVRMTATNSVRVAELVEGGDVALGFVEGPEAPRGLRRRLVGTDELLVVVGPQHPWSLRSRRRVSAETLAATPLVVREAGSGTRTVLERALADLPRATPVLELSSTAAVRAAVAAGAGPAAVGAHAVRDDLATGRLVRITVTGLDLTRRLHAVWKGGPHPPEGPARELVAWAARSPRT; via the coding sequence ATGCTCGGCCCCCACGTCCCCGACCTGCGTGCGCTGGAGCTGCTCGTCGTCGTCGCCCGGACCGGTTCGCTGGGGGCTGCCGCCACCGAGCTGGGCATCAGCCAGCAGGCCGCGTCCTCCCGGGTGCGGACCATGGAGGCGCTCGTCGGGGAGCCGCTCGTGGCCCGCAGCAAGCGCGGCTCGGAGCTGACGCCGACCGGCGAGCTGGTCGTGCAGTGGGCCGACCGGGTGCTCGACGCCGCACAGGAGCTGGACGCCGGCATCGCCGCCCTGCGGGCCGATCGTCGCGGCCACCTCGACATCGCCGCCAGCCTCACCATCGCCGAGCATCTGCTGCCCGGCTGGCTGGTCGGCCTGCGCGCGCAGCAGGTGCAGCGCGGCCAGCAGCCGACCGAGGTCAGGATGACCGCGACCAACAGCGTCCGGGTGGCCGAGCTGGTCGAGGGCGGCGACGTGGCGCTCGGGTTCGTCGAGGGTCCCGAGGCCCCGCGCGGCCTGCGTCGCCGCCTGGTCGGCACCGACGAGCTGCTCGTCGTCGTCGGACCCCAGCACCCGTGGTCGCTGAGGTCCCGTCGCCGGGTGAGCGCCGAGACCCTCGCGGCCACGCCGCTCGTCGTACGGGAGGCGGGGTCGGGCACCCGCACCGTCCTCGAGCGGGCCCTCGCCGACCTGCCCCGCGCGACGCCCGTCCTCGAGCTCTCCAGCACCGCTGCCGTGCGAGCCGCCGTCGCCGCCGGTGCCGGTCCGGCCGCGGTCGGCGCGCACGCCGTACGCGACGACCTCGCCACCGGTCGGCTGGTCCGGATCACCGTCACCGGCCTCGACCTCACCCGCCGCCTGCACGCGGTCTGGAAGGGCGGGCCGCACCCGCCCGAGGGACCGGCGCGCGAGCTGGTCGCCTGGGCCGCTCGCAGTCCTCGTACCTGA
- a CDS encoding alpha/beta fold hydrolase gives MATPKAPSKQSVLNLWDFLVKGGIADLTRTPSEVIDTGRTRELHRYDRARGVRSKGIPVLLVPPLGSQAKCFDLRQGLSLAQAFVDRGRPTYLVDYGPLRGEDRLVGIEHFVNDVLPPAIRKVSEDAGGKDVHLVGWCMGGLLSLGTTAVHRDLPIRSVAMVASPFDLSKQPLLRPVQVASKVTRGKVVGSALKAAGSVPAPVVSIGCKATALPTYLKKPRTLWNKREDREFLGQVQAVDHIMNNMLAYPGRATLQVYQRLALRNELATGRIQGPNHLIDLATVTVPVMNVAGRTDVLVPPAAAHHVGELLTGSPDVRLPLAPGGHLGVLTGTKAPETTWVHLHEFLEAHDRRRRSA, from the coding sequence GTGGCTACGCCGAAGGCTCCCTCGAAGCAGTCCGTCCTCAACCTGTGGGACTTCCTCGTCAAGGGCGGGATCGCCGACCTGACCCGCACCCCGTCGGAGGTGATCGACACCGGGCGGACCCGCGAGCTGCACCGCTACGACAGGGCGAGGGGCGTGCGCAGCAAGGGGATCCCCGTGCTCCTCGTCCCGCCGCTCGGCTCGCAGGCGAAGTGCTTCGACCTGCGCCAGGGGCTCTCGCTCGCGCAGGCGTTCGTCGATCGGGGGCGGCCGACGTACCTCGTCGACTACGGCCCGCTCAGGGGCGAGGACCGGCTGGTCGGGATCGAGCACTTCGTCAACGACGTGCTGCCGCCGGCGATCCGCAAGGTGTCCGAGGACGCGGGCGGCAAGGACGTGCACCTGGTCGGGTGGTGCATGGGCGGCTTGCTCTCCCTCGGTACGACGGCCGTCCACCGCGACCTGCCCATCCGCTCCGTGGCCATGGTGGCCAGCCCGTTCGACCTGTCCAAGCAGCCACTGCTGCGCCCGGTCCAGGTGGCCTCGAAGGTCACCCGCGGCAAGGTGGTGGGCTCCGCGCTCAAGGCGGCGGGCTCGGTACCGGCGCCGGTGGTGAGCATCGGGTGCAAGGCGACCGCGCTGCCGACGTACCTCAAGAAGCCGCGGACCCTGTGGAACAAGCGCGAGGACCGCGAGTTCCTCGGTCAGGTGCAGGCGGTCGACCACATCATGAACAACATGCTCGCCTACCCCGGGCGGGCGACACTGCAGGTCTACCAGCGCCTCGCGCTGCGCAACGAGCTCGCCACCGGCCGGATCCAGGGCCCCAACCACCTCATCGACCTGGCGACCGTGACCGTGCCGGTCATGAACGTGGCGGGCAGGACCGACGTCCTCGTCCCGCCGGCCGCCGCGCACCACGTCGGCGAGCTGCTGACCGGCTCACCCGACGTGCGGCTGCCGCTCGCGCCGGGCGGGCACCTCGGCGTACTGACCGGCACTAAGGCCCCGGAGACGACGTGGGTGCACCTCCACGAGTTCCTCGAGGCCCACGACCGCAGGCGGCGCTCAGCCTGA